The genomic window ttattgtttcgctctacttcctgtttactcaCAACACCGCTCGGGTCTCCAGCgaggaaataaaacaatccTTTTTGAGGAAATAGGTTTAGTGAACAGCGTATCGGTGTTGTGTTCAGGCGCTTTAATCTGAATTATTTTTACCTAATATGTGATCCAGGTGATGtttatttaagtaaataataaaacatcgGCGATGTTGACTCGTATGtatgtctatttatttatttttatataaataaatagacatatTGATCTTCAATACTGCTGTGAGGATTCAATGACATGGTGCGTAGTTGTGCTCTGGAGGCTCACGTCTCTCTCCGGGTCTCAGGTTCGATGCCCGGTGACGGTGTGCGGCGACGTCCACGGTCAGTTCCACGACCTCATGGAGCTGTTCAAGATCGGGGGCAAGTCTCCGGACACCAACTACCTGTTCATGGGCGACTACGTGGACCGAGGCTACTACTCCGTGGAGACGGTCACGCTGCTCGTCACgctaaaggtgtgtgtgtgtgtgtgtgtgtgtgtgtgtgtgtgtgtgtgtgtgtgtgtgtgtgtgtgtgtgtgtgtgtgtgtgtgtgtgtgtgtgtgtgtgtgtgtgtgtgtgtgtgtgtgtgtgtgtgtgtgtgtgtgtgtgtgtgtgtgtgtgtgtgtgtgtgtgtgtgtgtgtgtgtgtgtgtgtgtgtgtgtgtgtgtgtgtgtgtgtgtgtgtgtgtgtgtgtgtgtgtgtgtgtgtgttatatatttaaatcagtttttttaatacaccagtttattatataatatatattctataatttaatatataattcTGCATAATACTTTTGGTACTTTCCGTATACTTGAGTACCAGCTCGTCctctataataaaaaaacaaacaatcatacatatttgtttatCAGAACCAGATGTTTGAATCTCAAACTCCTTTAAATGAATTGAAACTGAGTGTAAACGGCTgtcaggaggatgaggagcgtTCAGGGACACTCCTGAGTGTAGGTCACCTGAGTGTCGGTGGAGCTCAGAACATGCGAtcgtttccttttgttttcctaAACATTCACCTGCCGGTAacaaatgttgatttaaaaacaaagacgTCTGAAACGCACTCTTAAcgactgtgttgttgttgttgttgttgttgttgttgttgtcgtcgtcgctCAGGTTCGTTTCCAGGAGCGAATCACCATCCTGCGAGGGAACCACGAGTCGCGGCAGATCACGCAGGTCTACGGCTTCTACGACGAGTGCCTGAGGAAGTACGGCAACGCCAACGTGTGGAAGTACTTCACAGACCTGTTCGACTACCTGCCCCTCACCGCGCTGGTGGACGGACAGGTGACGACAACAACGTTTTGTTTATGTTGATGTTTATTCTGACGCTTTCACTTCCTGGTTGGTTTACCACGACGTCTGCAGCAGCGTCACAGTCTTTGGTCTCTGTTCCAGATCTTCTGTCTCCACGGAGGTCTGTCTCCCTCCATAGACACTCTGGATCACATACGAGCTCTGGACCGCCTGCAGGAAGTCCCacatgaggtacacacacacacacgcacacacacacacacacacacgcacactaacacacgcacgcacagacacacacatacacatacacacacacgcacactaacacacacgcacacacatacacacacatgcacacacatacacacacatgcacactaacacacaggGTGTTGTTAACGCTCCCTGAGGTATTGTTGTATTTGCGTAAAGAGTTGAGGCTGCTGATGCATTATGGGTATGAGTTGAGGCTGCTGATGCATTATGGGTATGAGTTGAGGCTGCTGATGCATTATGAGTATGAGTTGAGGCTGCTGATGCATTATGGATAAGAGTTGAGGCTGCTGATGCATTATGGGTTGAGTTGAGGCTTTTAAATACATGTGACCTGCTGTGGTCTCTAATACTGATCCTGGGTCTGTTTCAGGGCCCCATGTGTGACCTGCTGTGGTCCGACCCTGATGACCGTGGTGGGTGGGGCATCTCTCCCCGGGGTGCCGGCTACACCTTTGGACAAGATATCTCTGAAACCTTCAACCACGCCAACGGACTCACTCTGGTGTCCCGCGCCCATCAGCTGGTCATggaggtgagacacacacacacacacacacacacacacacacacacacacaccttgtgttGTATCTGACTGCTAACGTGTACTTGTACCTCCAGGGCTACAACTGGGGCCACGACAAGAACGTGGTGACCATCTTTAGTGCTCCGAACTACTGCTACCGCTGTGGAAACCAGGCGGCCATCATGGAACTGGACGACACTCTGAAATACTCTTTGTAAGTGAAGACGTGTGAAATGTATgtcgagggcttttattgtgaaaggtataAACAGGAAGCAGTGGATCCGGTTCAGACTACGGAGGCTTTTAATATAAAAATTGTTATTCACGCTACAAAAGTAGAACGTTTAAAAATGATCTGGTGGAGTTGACTGTTTAAAGGTTTGAGTGATGTCATCACTAACGACCCTTCTTCTCCGCCCCCTCAGCCTTCAGTTTGACCCCGCCCCCCGCCGCGGCGAGCCCCATGTGACCAGACGCACTCCCGACTACTTCCTGTGAATGTCCAAAGCCATCCCCTGTCCATCATCCacgaagctccgccccctcccctctcatTTTGGATGGAAAgaagatattaataataatattactgtACCAGGGAGAATAGAAACAAACGATTGGCTGACGAACCAAGATTTTAACCTGAAGAGCGCCCCCTCTAGTCCTGTTTCAGTATGCTGTCATTAACGCTGTGCTTCTGGGGAGAAACAACTAtgatctgtttttgtttttgtttatcacATGTTTGAAAACGAGATAATAAAACTACCAACGTGGACCAAATGTGCCATATTCTGATCCttttacaacatgtacaacgcgcgctttgtttattgttcttttgtttttgtttagatgATAACTCTCCTCACCGACACAccacactcttcttcttcttcttcttcttggcatatgtgctttttatttttttctgttgcaagaatcatttttaaaaacccaGGAAATCAAAGTTTGCTTCAAGTAGTTGAGCTGAGGGCTTCAGCTGCAGCCGGCCGTCATCTCAGACGATATATTCCTGTAATTTGAATAAAGACAACAGAcgtatgaaataaaaatgtcctaTTGACAAACTACTGCCACGAGTCTCTGTTCTTCATCTTCACACGGAACATTATAGCTATTACAAAAACTgagcttttatttatatatatatatatatatatatatatat from Cyclopterus lumpus isolate fCycLum1 chromosome 9, fCycLum1.pri, whole genome shotgun sequence includes these protein-coding regions:
- the LOC117736039 gene encoding serine/threonine-protein phosphatase 2A catalytic subunit beta isoform translates to MEDKSFTKELDQWIEQLNECKQLSENQVRTLCEKAKEILTKESNVQEVRCPVTVCGDVHGQFHDLMELFKIGGKSPDTNYLFMGDYVDRGYYSVETVTLLVTLKVRFQERITILRGNHESRQITQVYGFYDECLRKYGNANVWKYFTDLFDYLPLTALVDGQIFCLHGGLSPSIDTLDHIRALDRLQEVPHEGPMCDLLWSDPDDRGGWGISPRGAGYTFGQDISETFNHANGLTLVSRAHQLVMEGYNWGHDKNVVTIFSAPNYCYRCGNQAAIMELDDTLKYSFLQFDPAPRRGEPHVTRRTPDYFL